A region of the Corynebacterium renale genome:
CGTGTTCGCTGGGTACACGTGCCATTCGCCAGGAAAGGGGCCCGTTGTAGAGGCAATCTTGACGACTTGATAACGCGTCAGGTGCCTAGAGCTTGCGTAGGACGGAGACTACCTTGCCCATAATTTCGGCATCATTGCCAGCGATGGGCTGGTAAGCCTCGTTGTGGGGAATGAGCCATACTCCTGTTGCATCCTTATGGAATTCTTTCACGGTGGCTTCGCCATCGATAAGGGCCGCGACGAATTCTCCCTCTTCTGCTACTGGTTGATGGCGAACGATAATCCAATCTCCATTAAGGATTCCGGCGTCTCGCATGGAGTCTCCAGATACCTTGAGCATGTAGAGGTCGCCTTCGCCGACGATTTCTTTGGGGAGTGGGAAATATTCGTCTATGTTTTCTTCGGCCAAAATTGGCGCGCCTGCGGCGATCGAACCAAGCATCGGAACGAAACTTGTTACCGCGGCATTCTCCGGGGTGGAGGTTTCCTGGTTTTTCTTCTTGGCTGCCTTGCGCTGTGCGGATGGTAGGTGACGCACATCTACTGCGCGAGGTTTGTTGGGGTCGCGCCGCAGGAATCCCTTCTTTTCCAGTTCTTTAAGCTGATATGCCACCGA
Encoded here:
- the lexA gene encoding transcriptional repressor LexA, with amino-acid sequence MNKKKSSNPKDLDPSTLSERQRRILEVITDAVVLRGYPPSIREIGDATGLQSTSSVAYQLKELEKKGFLRRDPNKPRAVDVRHLPSAQRKAAKKKNQETSTPENAAVTSFVPMLGSIAAGAPILAEENIDEYFPLPKEIVGEGDLYMLKVSGDSMRDAGILNGDWIIVRHQPVAEEGEFVAALIDGEATVKEFHKDATGVWLIPHNEAYQPIAGNDAEIMGKVVSVLRKL